GAATCACCTATGCATTTCTGCCTGGGGACCCCCCGTTCGTTCACCTGCGCCACGCTTCGCCCAGCGAAATGACGGAGCTGTACATCCTGTTCGAGTGCTCCGCGGGGTACTTCCTGCTGAGGGTGAAGGAGTGGGAGCAAATCGGAAGCAAcgaaaatttggaaaagaaGATCCAAAAGGCAGATTTATTCCACGAGATTGTGCACTTATGTTCGTTCATATCCTTCGAAACGGCTGAAAGGGCGCTGGAAAATTTGATTCATATTAATGAGGGTAAGGCCACGGATTTTTTGCTAACCTTTTTAGAGCAGCACCTGCCGAGCAATAAAAGCCAATACGAATTAGGGGTGGCGGATGTCAATTTGGGGAAGTACCTCTCGAACATCGGGTTCAACGTGGTGCATAACAATAACATTTTGGAGCTCTTCAGAGCGTGCAGgcaattttacttaaaaaaaatcgacaCCTATGTGGAGAGCAGCGGAGAAATTGACATCAAGCATTTTAACATCGGGTTGGGGCACAGCTACTCCAGATCGAAGCTGAAATTGGATCCCAGGAAACAGGACAAATCAATCATCAATAGCATCGGCACGATAGAATCTCTGGACAAGAATATTAACCTCTTCAGCATGAGAGTCATCGAGTGGTACAGCTGGCATTTCCCAGagctgaaaaaaatagtCACCGACGTGTGCATGTATTGTAAGCTggtaaatttaataaaaataaaagacaaTTTCAATTTTGATGACGAAACGGAAAGAGAGAAAATCACCGAAATTACGCAAGACGAACAGGTCACCGAGCAGATTATTAAAGTGGCCAACCTTTCGATTGGGCAAGAGCTAACTCAGGAGGATCtcaataatattataaatttttctaatgAAGTTATTAACCTCTTCAACACGAGGAATGTTCTGTGGGACTACCTAGATAGGAAGCTCAATATCGTTTCTCCCAATTTGAAGGAGCTCCTCGGAAACACGTTAAGTGCTCGACTGATTAGCCATGCGGGGTCCCTCGTAAATTTAGCCAAATGCCCCTCGAGTAGTATCCAAATCTTCGGCTCGGAGAAGGCCCTGTTCAACTCCCTTAAGGGGAATAAGAAGACGCCCAAATTTGGCATCCTCTATAACTCTTCCTACATTTCGAAGACGCCTCTCCCCATGAAGGGCCGAATGTCCAGGTACCTCTCCTGCAAGAGTGCTATGGCCGCCAGAATCGACTCCTTTTCGGACCACCCCACGAACTCTTACGGGCTCATCTTTAAGAAGCAGCTCGAGCACAAGATCCTCCACATGGTCAAGGGGGTGAAGCTCTCCAAAAACATCGACTACATGGAGGAGGCCGAGCAGATTTACAATCGCCAACAGGGCGCGGCCCCCGACGCGGAGGGCAAGAAGAAGCgcaagaagaagaggggcaagaagaagggaaagaagaaggGTGGCGAGAAAAGCGGCGAGGAAGGAGCGGAGGGCAACGATGCCAATGGGGACGCCAATGGGGACGTCGATGGGGACGTCAATGAAGACGTCAATGAGGACGCCAATGGGGACGCCAATGGGGACGTCAATGGGGACGTCAATGGCGATGTGAATGATGACCAGAATGGAGACGCTAATGGAGACCCTAATGAGGAGCATAACGGGGAAGCAGACCAGCCCGATGCCGAGGAAGACCAAGCCGATGCCGAGGCAGACCAAGAAACGGCCGATGCGGACCAACCCGCTGCCGAGGACTGACGTGCATGGGAAGTTCCTCCGTTGCCGTTTCGCCAGCATGGCAATCCATTtaaagttctttttttttctcctttttttcatgcaAATGTGTGTTCTCGTCCCAATGCGGAGAGCAAAGCGGAACGAGTGGCGGAACGAATGGCGGAGCGAAAGGCGGAGCGCCTGTGCGTTCTCTCCTTCGCTTCAGCCAACGGTGTGTTCAAACGAACTGTTTTAGCCGCTTAGCCGCGCAggggttcttccccctcaATTAATTCGTTCATGGTAGCTAAGCAGCATAACCGCTAATCAGGATAACCGCAGGGCAACTCGCTGCAGCTGCCTCCTCGGGTGGAGAAGCCCCGCCACCTTGGCGCAGCAACGcgatgaacaaaaaaaaagctgccaATCCAGCTGAGGTGCAACGCGGCAAACTCGCTTCTTCTGCGGGGTGCCCCTGACCTACTCGCTTCTATGCCGTGCCGCTGACCTACTCGTACATGGCCAAGTAATAATCGTAGGAGACCCAGTGGAGCTTGCTCCGGCACAAGTCGTAGTTCTTCTGGCCCACCTTGGCAAGAACGAACTGGAGCTGCTGCGGGTTGATGTAGTAAACGGACTCGCCCGCCCCATTGGAGACGCTCTTGAAAATGTCCTTCTCCTCAAGACAAGAAATAATATCGTTGGTCTCAATGCTTGTAATTTCGGAGAGCTCCTGAATGGAGAGCTGTTCATAATTTATGAGCACCTTTAGGAGGGTCTCATACCAGTAGGCCATGTAGGAAGCTACCCCCAAATCGGAAAGAGGTCTCTCAGGAGTACCTGTACGTCTCTCCGTCTGGGATAAAAAGTAGCTAAAATTTATGAGGAACTTCCCATAGCCCTTCTTCTGATGTTGAGGAAGAGTCAAAATGCAAGACACATTATTTTTGGAATATTTCTCTTTGGAAAAATACCCAGTGATGTGGTACCCGTACATATCAAATTCGGtgattacataaaataaaaacaaattgactCTATGCTTTAGCGTCTTATGGTCCAAAAATAGCTTTGAAAGGAAGCATAAATTTTCGCAATAAATTCGAAAGTAATTCCCATCaatttcaaaaatggaaatgttCTCGCATCGGTATATTTCATTCCCAGGTGGGTGTCTTATTTCGCATTTTTCCGTGTGTCGAAGCAACTcctcattttctttaaaaaaggataaacagAATTCGCAAATGTAGAGGACGTCTATATTTTGATACTCCTTTGGGTAGGGGGAGAAATACCACGTGTCGATTAGGTACAttccaaattttatttgatttaTCGTTTTTAGTTTCGTATTTTCTTCATGTTCCCTTAGGTACTCTTTATCGATTCCCGCGTGGTCATCATGCTCTGACTCTTCATTGTCTACATCTCGAATGCATGGCAAACCATCATCTGGCTCCTCATCTAGAAGacgcaaatttttatatgccaGCCAACAGTCCAGACGTCTGTCGAATCTCTCCCAATGCACGTAGTAATCGTAATCGCTCTCCTTCATCTGAGCCGAATTGGAACACAGCTCGGTGGAAAATTTACtcataatttcatttttgcttaaattCAATGGGAAGATAAAATTGAGGTCGCTAAAGTTTTTATTCTTCGGCCTCGCATACACAATGGAGCAATACCGCCAGACTTTGTTCAGAGGGTCCAGGCCCCACATCACCTGCTTCACTGGCAGCGCGTTTGGGAATATCAGCGCGTAGGAGTCGTTGAACTTGGACAGCGAGCTCAGCGCCTTCCCCGTGCTCCTCACcttgctgctcccccccttcgcgggTTTGCTCCCGCCGGGGGGGGCGCCCGCACTGGCGCTATTAGCGGAGTTAGCGGAGGTGGCCGTattagcggcgttggcggaGTTGACTGCATTTGCTGCGTTGGCCGCATTTGCTCCGTTGGCCGCACTGGCTGAACCCTTCTCCCTGCTCCTGGAACCGCCGGACCCCTTCGCGCCCGCCTTGCTGCCCCCCCGGCTCGACCCCTTGCCCTGCGCCTGGCCACCCGGCGCAGTGGCGGCGGCGCTCCCCGCAGCAACGGCTGTGCTTTCCTTGGTCTTCACCGCTGTGCTATCATCGGTCTTTACTGCCGTACTCTCCTCAGTTTTTGCCGCCACACCCTCCTCATTCTTCACCGCTGCACTCTCCTCATTCTTCACCGCTGCACTCTCATGCGGCTTCACCGCCGGGTCCTCCTCCCCAGGGGGCGCCCCCGCCGAGGCGGACTTGTCTGCCCCCGCCTTGGACTTGCTACTCGCCCCCTTGGAGCCTTTGCTCGAGCCCCCGCCTCCCCCCTTGTTCGCCTGCGAACTGtcatttttgctcccccccattttggtcACTTAAAGAATGGCcaaagaacgaaaaaaaacaaaaaaaaaaaattacgaaaaacCCATTAATACTGGGTCGCAGAAGTTACATGCctcgttttgcttctcctcaaATGGATGGTCCCAACGGGGAGGGTTAAAATGGCCCTGCAGGAGCAGCCCCTCTCCACGCACGGAGGGCACCAATTCGCTTAAGCCGACTCCCGCACGGCCTGTAAGTTAAGAAGCCCATTAGCCAAATCGCGagcccttttttctttttttataaaaatataaaaacatcttgctgcttccttccccttgtTCGTCATTTCGGCAGATGGAACggctgcctcccccctggcCCTCTTCTTTTCGCGTGCGCCGACGGGCAGGAGCGCAAGCGTATACGTGGGCAAGCGAACTGGCGTGCGGCAAAGGGGCATACCAAAATGCAAAATCGCAGGCACACCTGCGTACataagtacatacatacatacatacatgcaacATATGGGGATTATctgccccccccatttttgccaccTCGTCAGCGCATCGATTGGGGGAGACTCCTTTCCTGATCCTTTTCCCACGGGACAGTCACCCTGCCGCGTTTAACGCATCAGTTACATCTGCTTTGCT
The DNA window shown above is from Plasmodium vivax chromosome 9, whole genome shotgun sequence and carries:
- a CDS encoding nucleolar protein NOP56, putative (encoded by transcript PVX_091560A), with product MTELYILFECSAGYFLLRVKEWEQIGSNENLEKKIQKADLFHEIVHLCSFISFETAERALENLIHINEGKATDFLLTFLEQHLPSNKSQYELGVADVNLGKYLSNIGFNVVHNNNILELFRACRQFYLKKIDTYVESSGEIDIKHFNIGLGHSYSRSKLKLDPRKQDKSIINSIGTIESLDKNINLFSMRVIEWYSWHFPELKKIVTDVCMYCKLVNLIKIKDNFNFDDETEREKITEITQDEQVTEQIIKVANLSIGQELTQEDLNNIINFSNEVINLFNTRNVLWDYLDRKLNIVSPNLKELLGNTLSARLISHAGSLVNLAKCPSSSIQIFGSEKALFNSLKGNKKTPKFGILYNSSYISKTPLPMKGRMSRYLSCKSAMAARIDSFSDHPTNSYGLIFKKQLEHKILHMVKGVKLSKNIDYMEEAEQIYNRQQGAAPDAEGKKKRKKKRGKKKGKKKGGEKSGEEGAEGNDANGDANGDVDGDVNEDVNEDANGDANGDVNGDVNGDVNDDQNGDANGDPNEEHNGEADQPDAEEDQADAEADQETADADQPAAED
- a CDS encoding histone acetyltransferase, putative (encoded by transcript PVX_091565A); amino-acid sequence: MGGSKNDSSQANKGGGGGSSKGSKGASSKSKAGADKSASAGAPPGEEDPAVKPHESAAVKNEESAAVKNEEGVAAKTEESTAVKTDDSTAVKTKESTAVAAGSAAATAPGGQAQGKGSSRGGSKAGAKGSGGSRSREKGSASAANGANAANAANAVNSANAANTATSANSANSASAGAPPGGSKPAKGGSSKVRSTGKALSSLSKFNDSYALIFPNALPVKQVMWGLDPLNKVWRYCSIVYARPKNKNFSDLNFIFPLNLSKNEIMSKFSTELCSNSAQMKESDYDYYVHWERFDRRLDCWLAYKNLRLLDEEPDDGLPCIRDVDNEESEHDDHAGIDKEYLREHEENTKLKTINQIKFGMYLIDTWYFSPYPKEYQNIDVLYICEFCLSFFKENEELLRHTEKCEIRHPPGNEIYRCENISIFEIDGNYFRIYCENLCFLSKLFLDHKTLKHRVNLFLFYVITEFDMYGYHITGYFSKEKYSKNNVSCILTLPQHQKKGYGKFLINFSYFLSQTERRTGTPERPLSDLGVASYMAYWYETLLKVLINYEQLSIQELSEITSIETNDIISCLEEKDIFKSVSNGAGESVYYINPQQLQFVLAKVGQKNYDLCRSKLHWVSYDYYLAMYE